The Rhodothermales bacterium genome contains a region encoding:
- a CDS encoding PAS domain S-box protein, which produces MSRTRNHVAEASPGTSGEVDPGLYRAALDHAAEAVFWARTDGQFVYVNHAACQSLGYSHDELLGMSVADIHHGHTDEGWSSIRQIIRRDGLIAAEAAHRRKDGSIFPVELRGSMIDCDGEPLVCAFARDITDRHRITAELDRSTLRYRSFVEQSRDAIFCYEYDPPISTSLPAEEQIAALHHGILVECNTIAAQSYGSTSVDEVIGRSLQELFGVRSRDVDGLFRAFVEGGYEITDGASSQILPDGSVRHFLNNGVAEVVDGGIIRVWGTYRDVTDQKLAEDALRSSENRFSAAFYANPDPMTMSTLADGRLLVVNEAFLRATGFTRDEVIGETVTSLRIWAEPRGRDRLLQQLQKGSGVAHLDARIRMKSGEVRFGRLTASTLLVDGESCILMIMKDLTDLRKAVQAREQSEARFATAFRSSPHLLAITSLDQGVLIDINEGFERVSGYSRSEALGRSTVDLNLWVDPNIRSTFAEALRESGRVQNMEVELRTSSGDVRTGLISAEPIEVEGKQCIISLLQDITERKHVEDALRRSEEKFSKAFHSTPHLVAITSLETGTFIDINEGFERVSGYSRAEVVGRRTDELNMWVDPLQRSLFVDTLRKTGRVHEMEVEWQVRSGERRGGLISGELIEVDGRECVLTIVQDITERKKSQDALKAYAARLKTLRDVDTAIVASDSIDAIVTVATAHLFELPGCSYVACFEYESDGQRMRRVGVRSRTSDGPEFLDVDDHVSVLRPLLNGELVLVNDIEDSPLQFSQAQIELVREVGVDSFFMVPLAVNEQRLGALVVAFATNNGFAEDHVELAREIASPLAVAIEKMRLQEDLRRSNRRLTSLSRKLVEAQELERRNLAHELHDHIGQMLTAAKISLQEAREIAVQDKVAAALDEHIEIVGETLEQIRSLSLELRPSLLDDFGLVPALKWLIGRQSAEAAYQITLAADLSMPRLPNEVEVTCFRVAQEALANVARHASPGIVQLEIERRPDRVVFAIIDDGVGFDVEAAMARASSGNSLGLLSMSERARLVGGVLHINSVVGKGTTVEVELPLLSSIVEP; this is translated from the coding sequence ATGTCGCGAACACGAAACCATGTCGCTGAAGCGTCCCCCGGGACCAGCGGAGAAGTTGATCCGGGCCTCTACAGGGCCGCTCTCGACCATGCCGCCGAGGCTGTGTTCTGGGCTCGCACAGACGGGCAGTTCGTGTACGTCAATCACGCCGCGTGCCAGAGTCTGGGCTATTCGCATGACGAATTGCTGGGAATGTCTGTCGCGGATATTCATCATGGCCACACCGACGAAGGGTGGTCATCCATCCGTCAGATCATCAGACGCGACGGCCTGATTGCGGCCGAGGCCGCCCACAGGCGCAAGGACGGCAGTATTTTCCCGGTCGAGCTCCGAGGGAGTATGATCGACTGCGATGGCGAACCTCTCGTATGCGCCTTTGCCCGGGACATCACAGACAGACACCGGATCACGGCGGAGTTGGACCGCTCGACGTTGCGATATCGATCGTTCGTAGAACAAAGCCGGGATGCGATTTTCTGTTACGAGTATGATCCGCCCATCTCGACGTCACTGCCAGCCGAAGAACAGATTGCAGCCCTTCACCACGGGATCCTCGTCGAATGCAACACCATCGCAGCGCAGTCCTACGGCTCGACGTCGGTGGACGAGGTCATCGGCCGGTCTCTGCAGGAGCTATTTGGAGTCCGATCCAGGGATGTCGACGGTCTGTTTCGTGCTTTCGTGGAAGGTGGATATGAAATCACAGACGGTGCGAGCTCTCAGATCTTGCCCGATGGCTCGGTCCGTCACTTTCTGAACAACGGCGTCGCCGAGGTCGTTGACGGCGGCATAATTCGGGTCTGGGGCACGTATCGGGATGTAACGGATCAGAAGCTCGCGGAGGATGCCCTCCGATCGAGCGAAAACAGATTCTCGGCAGCATTCTACGCGAATCCCGATCCGATGACGATGTCGACTCTGGCAGACGGACGTCTGCTCGTCGTGAATGAGGCCTTCCTCCGGGCTACCGGTTTCACCCGAGACGAAGTTATCGGCGAGACGGTGACCAGCCTTCGTATCTGGGCTGAGCCACGCGGGCGTGATCGACTGCTGCAGCAGCTTCAGAAGGGGTCCGGTGTGGCACACCTCGACGCCCGTATTCGGATGAAGTCGGGTGAGGTGCGATTCGGCCGACTCACTGCATCGACGTTGCTTGTCGATGGTGAATCGTGCATTCTTATGATCATGAAGGACCTTACGGACCTCCGGAAGGCGGTCCAGGCGCGTGAGCAAAGTGAGGCGAGATTCGCTACAGCTTTCCGTAGCAGCCCTCACCTTCTTGCTATCACGTCACTGGACCAGGGCGTGCTCATTGACATAAACGAGGGCTTCGAGCGCGTCAGCGGTTACTCCAGGTCCGAGGCACTTGGCCGGAGCACAGTTGATCTCAACCTGTGGGTTGATCCCAACATTCGATCGACATTTGCTGAAGCCCTGCGAGAATCCGGACGCGTCCAGAACATGGAGGTCGAACTCCGTACCTCGTCCGGCGATGTACGAACGGGTTTAATTTCTGCCGAGCCGATCGAGGTTGAGGGAAAGCAGTGTATCATCTCGCTCCTCCAGGACATCACGGAGCGTAAGCATGTAGAGGATGCGTTGCGGCGGAGTGAGGAGAAATTCTCCAAGGCCTTCCACAGCACTCCTCACCTCGTCGCCATCACGTCGCTTGAAACGGGAACGTTCATTGACATCAATGAGGGTTTCGAGAGAGTGAGCGGGTACTCGAGAGCCGAGGTGGTCGGTCGGAGGACGGATGAACTGAACATGTGGGTAGACCCGCTGCAGCGATCTCTGTTTGTTGACACCCTTCGGAAAACGGGTCGAGTTCATGAAATGGAGGTCGAGTGGCAGGTAAGATCGGGTGAAAGGCGTGGCGGGCTGATTTCTGGCGAGTTGATCGAAGTCGACGGAAGGGAGTGCGTCCTCACCATAGTTCAGGACATTACAGAGCGAAAGAAGTCACAGGATGCGCTCAAGGCGTACGCGGCCAGGCTAAAGACTCTGCGCGATGTCGATACCGCCATTGTCGCCTCCGACTCCATCGACGCGATTGTAACTGTCGCGACAGCGCACCTCTTCGAGCTTCCGGGCTGCAGCTACGTCGCGTGCTTTGAATATGAGTCTGACGGACAGCGGATGAGGCGCGTCGGTGTACGCAGTCGTACCTCCGATGGACCCGAATTCCTTGACGTTGACGATCATGTATCCGTGCTTCGCCCACTACTGAACGGCGAACTTGTCCTGGTCAACGATATCGAGGACAGCCCGCTTCAATTCTCGCAGGCGCAGATTGAACTCGTTCGGGAGGTCGGCGTCGATTCGTTTTTCATGGTGCCGCTCGCGGTCAATGAGCAGAGGCTAGGAGCCCTTGTAGTAGCATTTGCGACGAATAACGGTTTCGCCGAAGATCATGTAGAGCTGGCGAGAGAGATTGCGAGCCCGTTGGCCGTGGCGATAGAAAAGATGCGACTACAGGAAGACCTCCGAAGATCGAACAGGAGGCTTACGAGCCTGTCCCGAAAGCTCGTTGAGGCGCAGGAACTTGAGCGGCGCAATCTCGCTCACGAGCTACATGATCATATTGGCCAGATGCTCACAGCAGCGAAGATCAGCCTCCAGGAGGCAAGAGAAATTGCTGTCCAGGATAAGGTGGCCGCAGCCCTCGACGAGCACATTGAAATCGTCGGTGAAACGCTCGAACAAATACGCAGTCTGTCACTCGAACTCAGGCCCTCGTTGTTGGACGACTTCGGACTCGTACCAGCTCTGAAGTGGCTTATCGGGAGGCAGTCGGCAGAGGCCGCATACCAGATCACTCTTGCGGCTGACCTGTCGATGCCTCGACTACCGAATGAAGTAGAGGTTACGTGTTTCCGTGTGGCACAAGAGGCCCTTGCGAACGTTGCACGGCACGCTTCGCCCGGTATCGTGCAACTGGAGATCGAACGACGACCCGACAGGGTAGTGTTTGCGATTATCGACGATGGCGTCGGATTCGATGTCGAAGCGGCCATGGCCCGTGCGTCGTCCGGCAACAGCCTCGGTCTTCTCAGCATGAGCGAACGTGCCAGACTGGTGGGGGGCGTGTTACACATCAATTCAGTCGTCGGAAAGGGCACGACAGTTGAAGTCGAACTACCACTTCTGTCCAGCATCGTGGAACCGTAG
- a CDS encoding family 10 glycosylhydrolase, whose amino-acid sequence MLTRTMVAISIMVLLGSACKSGEQIVRTDTRSAPPEARALWVARMAYKTPEDVRAIMQNAAEFNFNIVLFQIRGNATAFYSSDLEPWAWELTGDDPSTLGTDPGWDPLQIACDEAHARGLELHAWVNVFPAWRETVAPPDSVDQLWNTNREWFMQNAAGDVMWPQDWWTYWYAFLDPGVPEVKQHLHDVFLEIVEDYPVDGLHYDYVRYPSEVGDWAYNPTSVERFAEHYKDYDDASPQKYPVQWSEWKRSQITDIVESVYLDAKKSRPDIFVSAAVIHDWPRGHNDYSQDAQRWLARGLLDGTTPMLYSYKPDKFAFVAREHLQHAYGRSVWPGLNPSRTTDEELLELIQVSRELGAGGVALFSYRGLFPDHEPGDKARLLRKGPFSESVAVRTQAQ is encoded by the coding sequence ATGCTTACAAGAACAATGGTTGCCATCTCGATCATGGTACTGCTCGGCTCAGCCTGCAAATCGGGAGAGCAGATCGTCCGAACCGATACCCGGTCCGCACCGCCCGAAGCCCGCGCTCTGTGGGTCGCGCGCATGGCGTATAAAACACCGGAAGATGTCCGGGCGATTATGCAGAACGCGGCCGAATTCAACTTCAATATTGTCCTGTTTCAGATCCGTGGGAATGCCACCGCGTTCTATTCGTCGGACCTCGAACCGTGGGCGTGGGAACTGACCGGAGACGATCCGTCGACCCTCGGCACCGACCCGGGCTGGGATCCGCTTCAGATCGCCTGCGACGAGGCACATGCCCGGGGACTCGAACTGCATGCGTGGGTGAACGTCTTTCCGGCGTGGCGAGAAACGGTGGCTCCACCGGACAGCGTCGACCAGCTATGGAACACAAATCGCGAATGGTTCATGCAGAACGCGGCCGGCGACGTGATGTGGCCGCAGGACTGGTGGACCTACTGGTACGCTTTCCTGGACCCCGGCGTACCGGAAGTGAAGCAACACCTGCACGACGTGTTCCTCGAGATTGTCGAGGACTATCCCGTCGACGGGTTGCACTACGACTACGTGAGGTATCCGAGCGAGGTGGGGGACTGGGCCTACAATCCGACGAGTGTGGAACGCTTCGCGGAACACTACAAGGACTATGACGACGCGAGTCCGCAGAAGTACCCTGTCCAATGGAGCGAATGGAAGCGAAGCCAGATCACGGATATCGTGGAGTCCGTCTATCTCGATGCAAAGAAATCCAGACCCGATATTTTCGTGAGTGCGGCCGTGATTCACGACTGGCCACGTGGTCATAACGACTACAGCCAGGACGCCCAACGATGGCTGGCACGTGGACTCCTCGACGGCACTACTCCGATGCTCTACAGTTACAAGCCGGACAAGTTTGCTTTCGTCGCCCGGGAGCACTTGCAACATGCGTACGGTCGATCGGTGTGGCCCGGACTGAACCCGTCGCGGACTACTGATGAGGAGTTGCTGGAACTCATTCAGGTCAGCCGTGAACTTGGTGCCGGGGGTGTAGCACTTTTTAGTTATCGGGGTCTGTTTCCCGACCACGAACCGGGTGACAAGGCTCGACTGCTCCGTAAGGGCCCGTTCTCGGAGAGTGTGGCTGTGCGAACTCAGGCTCAGTGA
- a CDS encoding TPM domain-containing protein, translating to MKYTTPGARRAFAAAIAMALIGCAPPEAANRLNDQKDILSPTAESRIGAFQRSMLSEFDIDLAIDVPLASPADPARYAHDLMERRRVGAATAAARGVLLLVDVDARIVRMEVGPDLEHVFPDAFVSRIERDQMAPFFREGRVGDGVEATVELLAARVSEAIAQGDYSAEGDRQHSDFSAGAGATEHAPIGGDGSRATAPDIGQTYGAQASPAAVLTTYLEILGRRDAASDLELYTPETRALLASRLVTRAQQNNESRRLESVIKSARFVRSDSHAVALFDESRDVPPYFFRRGPGGWRLDLATSANSIRFDLQSRWFFIESSGAYSFAFE from the coding sequence ATGAAATACACGACCCCGGGGGCCCGACGCGCTTTCGCCGCCGCGATCGCCATGGCGCTAATCGGGTGTGCACCGCCCGAAGCCGCGAATCGGCTCAACGACCAGAAGGACATTCTCTCGCCGACGGCGGAGAGCCGGATAGGTGCGTTTCAGCGATCGATGCTTTCCGAATTCGACATTGATCTCGCGATCGATGTCCCATTGGCCTCTCCGGCGGACCCCGCGCGTTACGCGCACGATCTCATGGAGCGCCGCCGAGTCGGAGCGGCCACGGCTGCAGCGCGGGGGGTGCTTCTGCTCGTTGATGTTGACGCCAGGATTGTTCGAATGGAAGTGGGTCCCGACCTCGAGCACGTGTTTCCTGATGCGTTCGTGAGTCGGATCGAACGTGACCAGATGGCTCCATTCTTTCGTGAGGGACGGGTCGGTGACGGGGTAGAGGCGACCGTTGAACTGCTGGCGGCCCGCGTGTCGGAGGCAATCGCGCAAGGCGACTATTCCGCCGAAGGCGACCGGCAGCACAGCGATTTTTCCGCCGGTGCAGGAGCAACGGAGCATGCTCCGATCGGAGGAGATGGCAGTAGAGCGACGGCGCCGGACATCGGTCAGACGTACGGTGCACAGGCGTCGCCTGCGGCCGTGCTGACGACGTATCTCGAGATCCTTGGTCGGCGTGACGCAGCGTCCGACCTTGAACTGTACACTCCGGAAACGCGGGCGCTCCTGGCATCGCGGCTGGTAACCCGAGCGCAGCAGAACAACGAGTCGCGCCGTCTAGAGTCCGTCATCAAGAGCGCGAGATTCGTCCGATCCGACTCCCACGCGGTGGCTCTGTTCGACGAATCGCGAGACGTGCCGCCCTACTTTTTTCGCCGCGGGCCGGGTGGCTGGAGACTTGACCTGGCCACGTCTGCAAACAGCATCCGGTTTGATCTGCAGAGCCGCTGGTTCTTTATCGAAAGCTCGGGAGCCTATTCTTTCGCGTTTGAATAG
- a CDS encoding response regulator transcription factor has product MGSFRVLLVDDHPVVRAGVLKLLEGLPDIDVVGEAENGRQAVELTASLKPDVVFMDITMPELNGLEAAEMIGRDLPEVHVIMLSVHTDFQYVVRALRQAGASGYVLKDARPDEYRAAIQAVTNGGVYLGPHIAKTFLEHASEDVGNAVGPLGQMTLRQRETLQLIAEGKRNKEIADILNVSVKTVETHRANVMQMLDIHDVAGLVRFAIRSGLVSADN; this is encoded by the coding sequence ATGGGATCGTTCAGAGTACTTCTCGTCGATGATCATCCGGTAGTTCGGGCGGGAGTACTGAAACTGCTAGAAGGACTTCCGGATATCGATGTCGTTGGCGAAGCTGAGAACGGCAGACAGGCCGTCGAGCTAACCGCGAGTCTCAAACCGGATGTGGTCTTCATGGACATCACGATGCCGGAGCTGAATGGGCTGGAAGCCGCGGAGATGATCGGTCGCGATCTGCCCGAAGTGCATGTCATCATGCTGTCGGTCCATACTGACTTCCAGTATGTAGTGCGAGCACTGAGACAGGCGGGAGCATCGGGCTATGTACTCAAGGATGCGAGGCCCGACGAGTACAGAGCGGCCATACAGGCCGTTACGAATGGTGGGGTGTACCTCGGTCCGCATATTGCGAAGACCTTCCTCGAGCATGCCTCGGAAGATGTGGGCAATGCGGTTGGACCTCTCGGCCAGATGACGTTGAGACAGCGCGAGACCCTGCAGCTCATTGCAGAGGGTAAGCGCAACAAGGAAATCGCAGACATCCTCAACGTAAGCGTAAAGACCGTCGAGACGCATCGGGCCAACGTGATGCAGATGCTCGACATTCATGATGTGGCCGGTCTTGTGCGCTTCGCAATCCGAAGTGGCCTCGTTTCCGCCGACAACTAG